The sequence below is a genomic window from Dermacentor albipictus isolate Rhodes 1998 colony chromosome 2, USDA_Dalb.pri_finalv2, whole genome shotgun sequence.
TCAAAAGGAAACGCGTCACGCCTAGTGTAAAACCCAACCATTAGTTGACGCACGCttcatataggatgtggcaatattaGGCAACCACGTCGAAGCAGGACACTAGGATAAAACAAGCATAGTATACAAGCAGTTGTTTTGCCGGAATTACTTAACTATATTTCCCATGGAACTACTGCTTGTGCCATGAAAACATGCAATAATAATCGAAGTTTACGTTCTTGTAAAAATTGAATTGTAGGGGATGAAGCAGGAAAATTTAACTGTAATTTGACACACCCtggcattgatatatatatatagttcaaggAAGAGAAGCACCTAGAAGAAATAACATGACTTTACTGACGTTACCGCCGTGCTACGCCCTTCATCAAGAGTGTGACACCAAGCTCAGAGAGCTCAATTTGTACATTTTCTCAGTAAGGAGACAGAGAAGCCAGCGAGAGGAAACAGAAACGGGAATACAAACTTTACGAAATTACGCttgtaaaaaaagagaaaaataacaaAGGAATGGAGTGATGTCAAAAATACCAGCACATACACTGGCTCACGTCGAAATCATCGAAAACAACCATGAATAGAAACTTCCGCGACAGACAAGAAAGAAATCAGAAGAAAAACGAAGAAAATCTAAATGGGTAAGCAGTTTGTGAATGACCCATGCGTCAAGAGGTGGTGCATCATTGAATGATTTTCTTTTGTGCCATATGCAATTCCTGACGGTTAGGGATGATATAAGGCACGTTTATGAAATGGCATCTGTATTTCCACATTATGTCTTAGAAATTCTTTGCGCCCTGCTGCTGTGTTCATACTTATCATTTCACCTTGACAAATAATTTTTTcacatatattttattttattcttcacACACGCATAGACTTTGTATAaaatccctattgcaaaacccagcaCCCAGTATCCAGTTCGCCGGATTaagggcccagtgccgcgcgcttgatgctggggcgctgggcaggCGCAGCATATatactgggaggcgctggctaCTGGTGCGAGAAACAGCCCTAGCTTGTTAAATACGCGATGCCTGCagaccgtatatatttttttttgcaaaaagaaaacaaccgaaagcgttttagtgcaataaaaaaaggaaaaagaacgtAAAAATAAAAGTGCTCCAGCCAGTATTTGATCGCCCGACCTACAGAGCCCAAACACGGTACTTCACCGCTGCGCCACGCCAGCAGGTGAACGTGAACGGATAATTTGCCGAGTCGTAATCACGAAGCAGCTTTAGTTTCGCAGAGGTACGCCTCGCACAGACATGGCAGATGCGTTATCGCCCAACACgtaaagctcacgcctgtactaCAAAGAAACATTTGGtgtccgtattcagtagcatgctcggaagagccacaacatcgattttcgcTTCCGATTGGTATTTTAAGTTCGAAAGATGTCCTTAATGAACCGCGGACCCGGGACCCTGTATGGGCTactactgccgatttcgatagccgtttcctGTTTTTCACGCGAgggatatgcaacgtttccttatttcagtgacgcctttcagtcaacacgtcTAGTTTTAGatattcgtcagagaagcgcaggctagtgctgagGGCCTTCGACGACAGCAGATATACCTGTgcttatgacgcgtcacatcggcagtCATCGCTTCTtctgctggcactgtagacatgaaaaaatggtTCATTTAAGAACACCaatgatttatccttgttagacttcttgctTCCTGAgcttagacgcgccgatagcttGCAGACAGACTCGGCGGATACACTAGGCCTAAGCTTCGCTGGGAACcaatctcggcgcgggtagctggcgaaagctaaatgTGTGTAGTTGAGCCTCAGGACAGTTTTTTAATACAATAGGAAAAGTGGAAGCGCCCGAATCACCTCAGCTTAGTTATCGATGCGATAATGTCAGTCAGCGGTAGGCTCGCTGACTGACATTATCGTTCGATCgttctgaacgacttctggagtTCATGTCCACAGCACAACAATgtgacaacggcgacaactcccagtcatatgttacgtgcaaactactaaaaaacgggGCGTTCTCTGCGTTTTCGGCGTTTCGTTCAATTCAGCTATCCGCACAATCAAAAGGGAAAattcaaaaaacgaaagtgatcttcagtgtcaaatgtgCATGAATTAACAGGGCAGCTCACCCACCTTTTTGCAAACTGCGACACGAAATAAAGTTTTATGACCcgaagatatagcgttatttaggacaaaagactagtatcaagcgatgaaattgtacaAACATTTTATATTCAGAACTGCAGCGAGAGCCAGGGCCTGTACAGCACAagccagtgcgccccagcgtcatggcagtggaatcAGCGTCTCTTCCAGCGTGACTCaactcttatccagcgttctcaatGACGTTCCAACttgtcccagcgagcgccagggTACGCATTGCGATGCAGTTtcaaaaaacgcgctggtttcacactggaaggcactggaaggcGCTGGTTTTTGCTATAGGGAAACATCTTGCCTGCAGGCAGAAATGATACCACTTGAGAAAAGAGGGCGATGGAACGCAGCTTTCTTCAAATGAGGGGCCAGTCCACGTCACGCTGTCACGTGTCTGTCCATATGCAAGACACCAAATCCCCTCGTCCTTGTTACAGAACTGATTTCATTAATTTTATTTCCAAGCGGAGGCAGCCATGAAGAGTCATACTATGGATAAATGACTCCGTGAAGCCAATTGCGGTCTCTTCGCCTGCATCGGGAGCAGCAGCCCTGGAGGACCAGCAGTTTGTGCCCGCTGGACGTCGAATAATGATCTGATATTCGTAAATGTCCGCACTGGCCGTAAGGCTAAAGATGTTCAATGTGCCCTCCGAGTGAAACTGGCCGGTGCGCTGGTAAACCACTCCGAAGACGTGGTCCATATGCAGCAGCAGAAGCACTCGGGTTGTGTGCTCTTTCGTGGTGGGGTCTTGAAGCACCACATCCGCTGTCCCCTCTGCAGGACACAAAAGAGGCCACAGCAAAAACTGGCATCAGGAACCCCATCACGGTCTAGCTAAAACACCAATCGCCGCTTGCTAGCATGTTTGAGAGTGGTAATGTCGCTGCGTGCAAGTGCTTATtcactttttaacgcgatagtgtcAAGGGCCCCTTGTCACAAAAACTCCGGTGTCGGCTTCAGACGTCGCTTGACAAAGAATCGTTCCGAGCCGCAACCATGCAGTCGCTGAGCATGGAGCACAGGCcttgctgaactaattgaatttctcataGTAAGATGCGTCATGAAAATCGATATGTACAACCCAAGCCCAAGCTGccgacatgatagcttcggactGTAATAAGAAGGTGCCATAAAACGTGATCCTGTAACGCGGGACCCCGCACATAAACTCCTCCTCCAGCGTATCTACCGTCCATAGAGCGACGCGGCATGCTCGATGTCGCCATACCCTGCTCCTCCGCTTACCGCCTCAATTGTACCGCTGCACCCTCCGCCTTCGCCAttctcctcgcgttctcttcgttatcgccgtctttcatccgtcGCAGcgctccccgttcgctctctcaATCGTCGCTGCACTCGTTCGCTCGGATACGCtgacggacaacgccgacgccgaggGACGTCGATACTCAACGCAGAAACGGGCGCCGAAGGGAGACGCTCTCaaacaactgatttattttacGAGCTACTACATCCTTTGTCGTGTGCGGCACGCAAGTGTGAGACCTTTTTTCATTCTCATTAGGCTGACGTGTCTTCCTTTGTAAGATGGGGAGACGGTATTCAACTACAAATAATGCTGAGGAGGTTCATGCCATGGTGAGGCTGTGTAAAACATGCGCGTTAACGGGTAAGCGTCAGTGTGCTCCTGATGGCCCCTTCACAATTCCGAATAGCTGAACATGAAAGGTCGAAACATTCACTCACGTCCGTTTTGCGCGTTAACATGCTTCCTGAATCCATGTgatataaataattttttttcgacgTTAGCTCTGAAGTCCATCAATGACAACTATATTTTAAAAGGTCCAAATCGATGCATTGCGGTTCCCTAGTCCACCTGGCACCTTAGAGCAGTACTCCTGCACAGCTAGCTCCAGATTGCAAAGGCCAGTTTCCATGCTGATGTTACGGTGACATGCAGCGCAAGTTATCACTCCCAATCGTTACATTGGAATAAAGTTCGTGTTCTCTTTCTTGATGTACTAACTTACCGTGCActtccatcaccgatgcggcgtgCCGCAAGGCCAGATGACTAGGCAGGTCATTGATCGAGTTCACATAACCACAGGTTTGGAATAGGCAGCGGACTTGcctgcatacaaaaaaaaaaacattgcaccaCTCATTATCTTTGAGGTTGCACCAGGAATCCCGCTtgtcttacagcgaagctgtttataaGTTTAGAAGCTCACGAACACCTTCCATGCCTCCTTCACGATTTTCTGAGAAATACAAATAAACCCTCAAGTTTATATCTTGAGAAAGCAGAAAATATTTTAGCGGTGATAGGCGGCCAACATTTGACTACGTCGGTTATTTGGAATTGATGAAATATTGCTAAACCTTTTTTACCAGCCGCTTTAGAGTCTGTATACGAAACACATTAAGCTTCTATGcccttggggggggggagggggggcgggaaGGGGGTTCGGCGGAGAACTGCAGTAATTTCATAATTAGAAAGAAATTGACGCCACGCCATAATTGACGTTTATGGAACGTTTCAACTGGTGTAGGCTAATTTGTTTGAAAAATATTTATCGAATTTTTGTGATACTTGTTTATTCCCCATTTTGATATGTTCTACGAAGCTGGTAGTCTAGGTTTCCTGTCACCTTTGAGACCTAGGTGAATCTCGCAGCTTTTATTGTATTAAAGTATAGAATCACGTTAGGAATGACGTGCAATCAATGCTTCAGAAGAGTTAActactgggctagttggtgatctggCGCAAAATATTTTCAGTATGCAAAATCAATGCTTCATTTGCGTTCAATAATTATACCCTTTGTAAAGAATATTTATTGATGTGATGCACAATGCCATACAGCCATTATCTGCAAGGATGCAAGGAGTCCTAGAAAAACTGACATTGAGTAGAAAATCAATAAT
It includes:
- the LOC135904640 gene encoding uncharacterized protein; this translates as MATHEAICGFRQVRCLFQTCGYVNSINDLPSHLALRHAASVMEVHEGTADVVLQDPTTKEHTTRVLLLLHMDHVFGVVYQRTGQFHSEGTLNIFSLTASADIYEYQIIIRRPAGTNCWSSRAAAPDAGEETAIGFTESFIHSMTLHGCLRLEIKLMKSVL